In the genome of Arachis hypogaea cultivar Tifrunner chromosome 9, arahy.Tifrunner.gnm2.J5K5, whole genome shotgun sequence, the window CCATCGAAAAATAAGCACTATTAAAAGCAGATCACGTACAATGTGTAAGGCCATGCATGTGAAGTTGTGAACTGGACTGACCTCAACCAAAACAATTAAAAGGGGAACGAGTATAGGCCCCCTTGGATATTTTATTAACTCCTtgtatacatatttatatttgtgatggttttgtaggattttttttaaataaattaaataaaaattaatattttatttttattttatagattataacataataaaaaaaaggttTATTAATAGTCACCTTATTAGTTAACACAAGTGAATGAGTTATCTTAGTCATTTTAATGGTGCTTAGTCCGTGAAATCACTTTGGATTCCACTAAAACAACTTGCAATTGATATATTGTTGTTGAGTAATGATCATCGTCAACTAGTCTTGAAATTAATATTTGTTTAGTGATTTAGTCTTGGAATTAACAATTTAATAATTGTTTACTACTTCCGCTGGAATATTACATCGTAGATTGGTAAAGGCATCACGTGGCACATGACTCAAAAGTCAACATGCTGCAAAAACGTTTCTTTTGTACAAACAACAAAGAATGAACTCTCTGTATATTGAGGCAGTTTCCATTACTTGCACACTCTTTCCTACGGCCATCTGCACTCATCAAAGCAAAACCAATCTCTTATCTGTCttcctttcttcatttgttgCATTTCTGAAAATGGCGGAGGCCTTGCTTGGAATTGTGCTGGAGAACTTGATCCCTTTTGTCCAGACTCAATTTGCAGCCTTCTCTGGAATCAAGGAAAAGGCTGAAGACCTATCACGAACTTTACAACTAATCAAAGCTGTTCTTGATGATGCCGAGCAGAAACAATGGTCAAATCGTCCTCTCAAGGTGTGGCTGCAGCAGCTTAAAGACGCAATGTACGTGCTGGATGATATCCTTGATCAGTTGCCAACAGAATCCTCTCAACTTGGGTGCTTAACTTCTTTGAATCCAAAGAAGGTGATTCATCGTCGTGAGCTTGGACAGAAGCTGAATGAGATAATAGGGAGGTTGGATCGAATTGCTCAAGCAAGAAGCAACTTTGATCTTAGACAAGGTCTGAGGGAAAGGCCAAGTGAATTAGTTGAATGGCGCCAAACTAGCTCAACTATCGCCGTTCCTCAAGTGTACGGACGAGATGAAGATAAAGGGAGAGTTGTGGAGTTTCTTCTTAGCCCATCACGAAGCTCCGAGTTCCTTTCCGTCTATCCTATTGTTGGCTTAGGTGGTCTTGGGAAAACAACGCTTGTCCAGCTGGTTTACAACGATCCAGAAGTAGGTAACAATTTTGATTTGAAGATTTGGGTGTGTGTTTCTGAGAATTTCACTATCAAGAGTATTTTGCGTTCCATTTTAGAAGCTGTCAAAAAGGATAAGTCTGAGGTCATGGATTTACAAGTAATGGAGGAAAAAGTGAAACAATTGCTACAAAGTAAAAAGTATTTGTTGGTTTTAGATGATGTATGgaaaagaagccaagaaatggaATTGGGATTAACCCAAGACAAATGGGATAAGTTAAGATCCGTATTGTCTTGTGGATCTAAAGGCTCATCCATTTTAGTATCCACTCGCGATAATCATGTTGCAACAATTATGGGCACATGCCAAGCTCATCATTTGGGCGGTCTATCTGAAGAAGATTGTTGGTTGTTGTTTAAACTGCACGCATTTGGAGCTGACAAAGAAGAGCGTGCAGAGCTTGTTGCAATAGGGAAGGAGATCGTGAAGAAATGTGGAGGATCACCTCTTGCAGCACTGGCTTTAGGAGGTGTGATGCAATCCAGAAGGACGGAAAAAGAATGGCTTGAAGTTCAGAAAAGTGAGCTTTGGAGTTTACCAGAAGAAAATGATATTATGCGTGTCTTGAGATTAAGCTACTCTTCTTTAACTCCAACACAAAAGCAGTGTTTTGCTTTCTGTGCCATATTTCCCAAAGATACCGAAATCATGAAGCAAGAATTGATTTATCTTTGGATAGCTAATGGATTTATTTCATCACGGCCAAACTTGGAGGTTGAGGAGGTTGGCAACATGGTTTGGAATGAATTACAGCAAAAATCATTTTTCCAAGACGTTAGGAGTGATGATTTTTCTGGGGAGATTTATTTCAAGATGCATGATTTAGTCCATGATCTTACGCAATCAATTTCAGAGCAAGAGTGTATATGCTTGGAGAAACACAACCTTAATGATTTTTCAAGCAACTCCCATCATATTGTTTTTCACGGCATTCGTAAAAAACAATTCAAGAAGATAGCCTTTGAAAAAGTTGAATCCTTGCGGACATTGTATCAACTGAATTCTGATGAACTTCCCTTCAGTTCTAGATTGATTCGAACAAATCATTCTCTTCGGGTTTTGTGCATACATCCTGGAAAGATACCATCTTTCGGGAGTTTAAGTTGCTTGAGGTATTTGGAACTTTGTGATTTGGGTACAAAGAGCTTGTCTGCTAGTATTTGCAATTTGCGTAGATTGGAAATCTTGAAACTAAAACGATTGTCGAATCTTCGCAGTCTACCGAAACACTTGACTAGGATGCAAAATCTCCGACATCTTATCATTGATGAATGTTATTTTCTATCTAGTATGTTTCCGGAGGCTCACAAATTGCGTCATCTGAGAACACTAAGCGTATACATTGTGAAATCAAAGAAAGGGTATAGTTTGGCAGAGTTACGCCATTTGAATCTGGGAGGAAAGCTATGCATCGAAGGTCTAGCAAATGTTGGGAGTATATCTGAAGCTGAAGATGCCAATTTGAAGGATAAACAAGACCTTCGAGAATTAAGCTTGTCGTGGTCCAGAAGTGATGGTAAGACGAAGTCAGTAGTGGGAGCAGAAGAAGTACTCGAAGCGCTTCAACCTCACTCCACACTCGAGCTGTTGACGATAACGTGGTATGAGGGATTACGTTGGCCAACTTGGATGCAAAACAATTCTGCTATCcacaatttagtttctcttcgaCTTGTGGATAGTCTGAAATGCGGGCATCTTCCTCCAGTGGGAAAACTTCCATTTCTGAAGAAGCTTCAGATAAGCAACATGGTTGAACTGCGGTTCATTGAGGAAGATGAAAGTTATGATGGTGTTGAAGCAATGCCATTCCCATCTTTGGAGAAATTGTATTTGTCCTACTTGCCAAACGTGGAGAGATTGATGAAACGGGAAACAACACACATGTTCCCCTCTCTTTCTATACTCTTTATCGAAGATTGCCCTAAACTGCAATTGCCGTGCCTTCCAAGTGTTAAGGACCTCACTGTTTGGTATTGTAGCAATGAGCAACTGAAGTCAATCTCTAATCTCAACGCTCTTAACCAACTTCATCTTTGTGATAGTGATCAAGTGTCGTGCTTCCCAGAAGGAATGATGGACAACATGACCTCTCTTGCAACTCTGGAGATATATTCTTTCAGAGAATTGAAGGAACTGCCATCTGACATCACAAAACTCACTGCTTTGTCTGATCTAACCATCAATGACTGTGGAAAGCTGGAGTGTTTACCAGAACAGGGTTTGGAAGGCTTATCTTCACTTCGAAAACTGTTCATTCATTCCTGTAAGAGTTTGGGATCCTTGCCTGATGGTGTCCGGCACTTAACTTCACTTCAATCTTTGACTATTGGAGGCTGCCCAATGTTGAAAGAGCGGTGTAAGCAAGGAACAGGGGAGGATTGGCACAAGATAGCACATGTTCCCCATGTAAAGCTTCATGCTTTTTAGTTTATACACAGCttattcattattttcttttcattttgttgTGTATTTGCATAATCATGGTTTTAATatcttgtattctattttatcttcATTTCTACTGTTCCCTTTTTGGAAATggatcttctcaattttttttaacaattgagagagtaaagtgtgatctctcactattAATTGTTataagtaaaacaaaaaaaaatatgagaaaaagtGTATTAAAAGATTATAAATCATACTTTACTCCCTCAATTTTTTTCAACAATTGAGATGATCCATTCCCTTCTTTCATATTACACAACTTATCCTTTATGCTTCTTATATAGTTCAATTCCTACTATAATTAAGTCAGTAACAAGTCAACTCATTCTTAGCATGTACAAATGGAATTACAAGTCATTCACACTTCACAGCACTGCAATATATAAATGTTCTcttcaattttataatttcttttttttttattctgttcATTGAAGCCACAACTGAGTTGTCCCTTTTTCTTTATGTATATTAACATTATGATTTATTAATAATACAAGAGAATCACTTCTTTTAAATCTGAAATTTCAACAAGTTAGGgatattttgattaaattttcttATCCTaccaaacaaagaaattcaagccATCTATCGGTAGCTCTATAATAGTATTAGAGGTGCGAGGACtactatttagtatttaatttagagcaatgctagggccagtaatttttgtgattgttagccatcaattagccatcaatgatgatttgatggtgtgagattggtatgagatttcatccaatggttcatcttcctctgctggttacatgctggccaaaattcaataaaactgctggcccCCTAAACTTTTCCTTTAATTTAAATACGATACttcatattcaaataaaatatacaataaatttatttcacgcacatattttatatataaaaatcttatacatattatatactaACCTATCATTAAgaatatttactttctaatttttCATTGAAGGATTAAGGATCAATTGTGCACTCAGTTAACAACAGCGCGGAGCTACATTGTAGCAAAGAGGGGCAATGatccccctaattttaattttttacacataaattatatgtaaattttagtttagtcatttttaaaattttattttagtcttattttattatataaatattttttgcccTCTTCTAATCTTTCATCTAGCTCCGTCCCTAgttaacaaataattttaaagaaCATGAGAATAGCCATAATTTCTAAAACTCAAACTTTattctttcaattttaatttgttattatcaTTCTTCAATTTAGTGTATGTTTGTGAAGATATCAGAGTTAAAAACAAATTGAATGAGAATaacttaaatatataatattctccttttatttaattgaatataagTGATAAATAATAAGCTCACACTTTCACACTTTATAACAGTGTTGTAAAAATCCGACCGGCCAGTTTAATCGGAAAATCGGTGAATCAGACTCTAAACCGATTTGGTCCGCTAATTAAACCACACAAAGATGAGAACCGGTGTAAACCGGTCAAATCCGTAGTAAACCGGTCCAACCGAACCGCTGGTAATTAAAATTTTGCAAAATGAGTGAAGTGGGGTTCGAACCCTGTCCTCAATAAGAAAAAACATGTCACAACCACCAGGCTATCACAGTTTTAATTATCATGTTTACAAATTAACCCTGTCCTCAATAAAAAAAACATGTCACAACCACCAGGCTATCACAGTTTTAATTATCATGTttacaaattaatatatatataaatatcttttatcaaatatatttacttctatttaatttattttaattttagttataaactcatttatttttaaattaattatatttttatttaataataattataaattcactattttttttcataattatataatatctattaatattattttttaataaatatttgtagtatataataatataatagatataaatttattaataaattattaaattttgaaaataattattattttaatataaaaacaaaataaaatatttatgatacattaaaattaataaaatacttattatttctgtttcatattattttagaatagttgaatattcttaaaatgttagtaaaaatatgtattttaaattttaactttaaattttttattattttttattttttatttacataggatcGGATTAATCGGTTCAATCAGTAACCCACTAGTTGAACCAATGATCCAATAACCCAATAACTTAatcggttcgatcaccggttcggttctgacaactatgctttATAATCACGCTCATCTTATAATACAATTCAAATATTGAgtttcttctcaataattaaaAGGACAAGCATTTATGGGTGTATGTACAAAAGGAATCTCTGCAATCTGCACGGGCTATGAAACCATATTTGGTGAGACATTCTACGATAACAATAATAGGGGGTTTCCATCTTTGCAACTTTGGTCATACCAAACATCTTCACACCTCTCATCTCCAACCACTTGAATTGTCATCAACACCCCTAcataatatcaaaatattttatgtttcaataGGTTATATTATATAGAACTTggaaatgattatatatataaaattttaattgaactaATACTAAATATTGGAGGAGTAAATTTcacttttagttttaaattatcatttatgaTATATAGTCttacaaatatatttatataatccaaagtgaaatgaaattaaaactagCATTGGAGATGCACTAACAA includes:
- the LOC112709875 gene encoding putative disease resistance protein RGA4, with amino-acid sequence MAEALLGIVLENLIPFVQTQFAAFSGIKEKAEDLSRTLQLIKAVLDDAEQKQWSNRPLKVWLQQLKDAMYVLDDILDQLPTESSQLGCLTSLNPKKVIHRRELGQKLNEIIGRLDRIAQARSNFDLRQGLRERPSELVEWRQTSSTIAVPQVYGRDEDKGRVVEFLLSPSRSSEFLSVYPIVGLGGLGKTTLVQLVYNDPEVGNNFDLKIWVCVSENFTIKSILRSILEAVKKDKSEVMDLQVMEEKVKQLLQSKKYLLVLDDVWKRSQEMELGLTQDKWDKLRSVLSCGSKGSSILVSTRDNHVATIMGTCQAHHLGGLSEEDCWLLFKLHAFGADKEERAELVAIGKEIVKKCGGSPLAALALGGVMQSRRTEKEWLEVQKSELWSLPEENDIMRVLRLSYSSLTPTQKQCFAFCAIFPKDTEIMKQELIYLWIANGFISSRPNLEVEEVGNMVWNELQQKSFFQDVRSDDFSGEIYFKMHDLVHDLTQSISEQECICLEKHNLNDFSSNSHHIVFHGIRKKQFKKIAFEKVESLRTLYQLNSDELPFSSRLIRTNHSLRVLCIHPGKIPSFGSLSCLRYLELCDLGTKSLSASICNLRRLEILKLKRLSNLRSLPKHLTRMQNLRHLIIDECYFLSSMFPEAHKLRHLRTLSVYIVKSKKGYSLAELRHLNLGGKLCIEGLANVGSISEAEDANLKDKQDLRELSLSWSRSDGKTKSVVGAEEVLEALQPHSTLELLTITWYEGLRWPTWMQNNSAIHNLVSLRLVDSLKCGHLPPVGKLPFLKKLQISNMVELRFIEEDESYDGVEAMPFPSLEKLYLSYLPNVERLMKRETTHMFPSLSILFIEDCPKLQLPCLPSVKDLTVWYCSNEQLKSISNLNALNQLHLCDSDQVSCFPEGMMDNMTSLATLEIYSFRELKELPSDITKLTALSDLTINDCGKLECLPEQGLEGLSSLRKLFIHSCKSLGSLPDGVRHLTSLQSLTIGGCPMLKERCKQGTGEDWHKIAHVPHVKLHAF